Proteins found in one Legionella pneumophila subsp. pascullei genomic segment:
- a CDS encoding leucyl aminopeptidase family protein, with amino-acid sequence MQAEVFYKRCGDRVIPIHLISQSQWEEGIENLTPMERNCFSVRQFKGNLGDYCFILNADGVIEKAFIGSGAGNQEGALANAALLLPQGNYQLQDVLSREAGVAWALAQYRFDEYKKYELQPRVLITEANEIDDILSLANSIFLVRDLINRPTCDMGPESLAHIVEELAITHKAYFKQWIGEELIKDNFPAIHAVGRASALAPRLLSLHWGNEKHPLVTLIGKGVCFDSGGLDIKPSSGMRLMKKDMGGAAHVIGLAQWIMVQRLPIRLQVLIPAVENAIGPNAFRPGDVLTMRNGLTVEIENTDAEGRLILADALAMACEEKPDLIIDFATLTGAARVAVGTEIAAMFSNHDQLAQDIVAASNKVSDPVWRLPLFSPYAELLNSNIADMSNSSSSSYAGAITAGLFLQRFVTKSIPWVHFDIMAWNTVSKPGKPEGGEAMGLRAVAEYLLQVYG; translated from the coding sequence ATGCAAGCTGAAGTATTTTATAAACGCTGTGGGGATAGGGTAATTCCTATCCATCTCATTTCTCAATCGCAATGGGAAGAAGGAATTGAGAATCTAACCCCTATGGAACGCAATTGTTTTTCTGTACGCCAATTTAAGGGTAATTTGGGTGATTATTGTTTTATTCTCAATGCGGATGGTGTTATTGAAAAAGCCTTTATTGGTTCAGGAGCTGGTAATCAGGAAGGTGCTTTGGCCAATGCTGCACTGTTATTGCCTCAGGGGAACTATCAATTGCAAGATGTGTTAAGTCGTGAGGCTGGCGTAGCTTGGGCACTGGCACAATATCGCTTTGATGAGTATAAAAAATACGAATTACAGCCTCGAGTTTTAATTACTGAAGCAAATGAAATCGATGATATTTTATCCTTGGCTAATTCTATATTTCTAGTGCGGGACCTCATTAACAGACCCACCTGTGATATGGGGCCAGAATCGTTAGCCCATATTGTTGAAGAATTAGCTATAACACACAAGGCTTACTTTAAACAATGGATTGGGGAGGAGTTGATAAAGGATAATTTTCCTGCCATTCATGCAGTTGGCAGGGCTTCTGCTCTAGCACCTCGCTTATTGTCGTTGCATTGGGGAAATGAGAAACATCCACTGGTGACTTTGATTGGAAAGGGCGTTTGTTTTGATAGTGGCGGGCTTGATATCAAACCTTCATCAGGCATGCGTTTGATGAAAAAAGATATGGGTGGTGCTGCGCACGTCATAGGTTTAGCCCAGTGGATAATGGTTCAGCGTTTGCCGATTCGATTACAGGTATTAATCCCCGCTGTTGAAAACGCCATTGGTCCGAATGCTTTTAGGCCAGGAGATGTTTTAACCATGCGCAACGGATTAACCGTAGAAATAGAAAACACTGATGCAGAAGGTCGATTGATTCTGGCAGATGCTTTGGCTATGGCTTGTGAAGAAAAACCAGATTTGATCATTGATTTTGCTACTTTAACAGGTGCTGCTCGTGTCGCTGTCGGAACTGAAATTGCAGCCATGTTTTCTAATCATGATCAACTGGCTCAGGATATAGTAGCGGCATCTAATAAAGTCTCAGACCCCGTCTGGCGGTTGCCTTTATTTTCACCTTATGCAGAGTTATTGAATTCGAATATTGCGGACATGAGCAACTCCAGTTCTTCGTCCTATGCTGGGGCTATTACTGCCGGCTTATTTCTGCAACGATTTGTGACAAAATCAATACCATGGGTTCATTTTGATATCATGGCTTGGAATACTGTAAGCAAGCCAGGAAAGCCCGAAGGTGGTGAAGCAATGGGTTTAAGAGCAGTTGCCGAGTATTTATTGCAGGTTTATGGATAG
- a CDS encoding leucyl aminopeptidase — protein sequence MNYGLTHTPSLTTSECLVLGVFSDLTLPDFATAIDNEQPGLIKKLCQRIPEPGNTVWQTDVKGHSLLIIQCGRKEEFSASSLQKRVGEITEALIKQRFSSATVCLPRLNQESAEWQLEQMIVQIDNLRYQFLDFKTKHAKSHKLESVIFHLPGATEKSLEMAKAIVSGVEFCRDLANMPANICTPTYLGEQAISLSKQFDQISCHVMGPEEIKEMGMGALLAVAQGSDQPPRLIDIHYQGDKNSAPVILVGKGITFDSGGLSIKPANAMDEMKYDMSGAASVLGVIKACALLKLPINLIGIIASAENLISGSAVKSGDIVTTMSGQTVEIINTDAEGRLVLADALTYAERYHPDFVIDIATLTGAIIVALGNVATGYMTKDEQLAQSIELAANESQDKVWRMPLDEAYQDALDSPLADMINASFDRTAGSITAACFLSRFTEKYRWAHLDIAGTAWISGKKRNATGRPVPLLTQLLRHVANSR from the coding sequence ATGAATTATGGATTAACTCATACCCCCTCATTAACCACGAGCGAATGTCTGGTGTTAGGCGTTTTTTCAGATTTAACACTACCCGATTTTGCAACTGCAATTGATAATGAACAACCAGGATTGATTAAAAAACTTTGCCAGAGAATCCCTGAACCAGGGAATACTGTATGGCAAACTGATGTCAAAGGACATAGCTTGTTAATCATTCAGTGTGGTAGGAAAGAAGAATTTAGCGCTAGTTCGCTACAAAAACGTGTAGGGGAAATTACCGAAGCATTAATTAAACAGCGTTTCTCTTCTGCTACTGTGTGTTTGCCTCGATTAAATCAAGAGTCTGCTGAATGGCAATTAGAGCAAATGATTGTTCAAATCGATAATTTACGATATCAATTTCTTGATTTTAAAACGAAACATGCAAAGAGTCATAAATTAGAGTCGGTCATATTCCATCTGCCTGGAGCTACTGAAAAAAGCCTTGAAATGGCCAAAGCCATTGTTAGCGGAGTTGAATTTTGCCGTGATTTAGCGAATATGCCGGCCAATATTTGTACTCCGACTTATCTTGGTGAACAAGCTATTTCATTATCCAAACAATTCGACCAGATAAGCTGTCACGTTATGGGGCCAGAAGAAATAAAGGAAATGGGTATGGGCGCATTATTAGCCGTTGCCCAAGGGAGCGACCAACCTCCAAGATTGATAGATATTCATTATCAGGGTGACAAAAACTCAGCACCGGTCATTCTTGTAGGTAAAGGCATTACTTTTGACTCCGGAGGCTTATCTATAAAGCCGGCCAATGCCATGGATGAAATGAAATACGATATGTCTGGTGCTGCCAGTGTGTTAGGAGTTATAAAAGCCTGTGCTTTGCTGAAATTGCCTATTAATCTTATCGGCATTATAGCCAGCGCTGAAAATCTGATTAGCGGCTCCGCTGTAAAATCAGGAGACATTGTGACCACCATGTCAGGACAAACAGTCGAAATCATTAATACTGATGCGGAAGGTCGATTGGTGTTAGCGGATGCTTTGACCTACGCCGAACGATATCATCCTGATTTTGTAATCGATATTGCTACCTTAACAGGGGCGATAATCGTGGCATTGGGCAATGTAGCCACTGGTTATATGACTAAAGATGAGCAACTGGCCCAATCAATTGAGCTTGCAGCGAATGAAAGCCAGGATAAAGTTTGGCGTATGCCACTGGATGAGGCCTATCAAGATGCCCTGGATAGTCCTTTGGCTGATATGATTAACGCCAGCTTTGATCGTACAGCAGGAAGCATTACCGCCGCCTGCTTCTTATCACGATTTACCGAAAAATATCGTTGGGCCCATTTGGATATTGCGGGAACAGCCTGGATTTCTGGAAAGAAGCGTAATGCGACAGGGCGCCCTGTTCCTTTATTAACTCAATTATTACGTCATGTCGCCAATTCGCGTTGA
- the rpsT gene encoding 30S ribosomal protein S20, producing the protein MANIKSAIKRARQNVKLRQHNASARSMYRTYIKNVLKAVESGDQEAARAAYTKAQPVIDKAANKGLIHKNKAARIKGRLVARLKAMAA; encoded by the coding sequence GTGGCAAATATCAAATCAGCGATTAAGCGTGCACGTCAAAACGTCAAATTGCGTCAACATAACGCCAGTGCGCGTTCCATGTACCGCACTTACATTAAAAACGTGCTGAAAGCCGTAGAGTCTGGAGATCAAGAAGCTGCTCGTGCTGCTTATACTAAAGCACAACCAGTGATAGACAAAGCCGCTAACAAAGGCTTAATTCATAAAAACAAAGCAGCACGTATTAAAGGTCGCCTCGTTGCTCGCCTCAAGGCTATGGCTGCATAA
- a CDS encoding DNA polymerase III subunit chi has product MSPIRVDFYLLASSLPESRWLVACRLIEKAYSKGHTIFVFCDNQQQAEYLDELLWTFKDDSFIPHNLQGEGPEPPPPVQIGYQKEPRGFTDILLNLSTNIPIFYTRFKRVIELVSNVEHEKEVSRLHYKDYRNKGCALHTHSIE; this is encoded by the coding sequence ATGTCGCCAATTCGCGTTGATTTTTACTTATTAGCCAGCAGCCTCCCAGAATCTCGCTGGTTGGTTGCTTGCCGCTTAATTGAAAAAGCCTATAGCAAAGGGCATACCATTTTTGTTTTCTGTGACAATCAACAGCAAGCAGAATACCTTGATGAATTGTTGTGGACTTTCAAAGACGACAGTTTTATTCCTCATAATTTGCAAGGTGAAGGCCCAGAACCTCCTCCTCCCGTACAAATTGGCTATCAAAAGGAACCCAGAGGCTTTACTGATATTCTGTTGAATTTATCCACCAATATTCCAATTTTTTATACCCGATTTAAAAGAGTCATTGAATTGGTGAGTAATGTAGAACATGAGAAAGAAGTGAGTCGATTGCACTATAAAGACTATAGAAACAAAGGCTGTGCATTGCACACACACTCGATTGAATAA
- the murJ gene encoding murein biosynthesis integral membrane protein MurJ, producing MLTTDIMVPKKQSLIRSTSLVSLMTFISRIVGFARDMVLANFFGAQAGMDAFFVAFRIPNFMRRLFAEGAFSQAFVPVLAEYQKTRSSEDVRIFIARISGYLSSILTLVTVVGIVASPVIIFLFAPGFHHDSVRAELATQMLRITFPYLMLISLTAMAGAILNTYGYFGVPAFTPVLLNISMILAAMYLCPNLPQPVVGLAWGVLIAGIVQLVFQLPFLYQRHLLIRPRVVRDDPGVNKVLKLMIPALFGVSIAQLNLMVDSIFASFLKVGSVSWLYYTDRLTDFPLGVFGVAIATVILPHLSRKHTEQNINQYSRALDWGLRSILLIGIPAGLGLSFFALPLIASCFAYGKFTAYDLLQTQKSLITLAMGVPAFMVVKVLASGFYARQDISTPVKVGAIAMVVNTLLCFVFVWHLAHAGLTLASALAGYVNCAILLFLLIKRGLFKPSPGWLKYSMQLLVANFAIGVYLYFMSGTATYWLGFSPLMRLSLLLAHVFVTVVIYLLVLGIIGLRPNHFRGQIKD from the coding sequence ATGCTGACAACGGATATTATGGTACCTAAAAAACAAAGCTTGATACGATCCACTTCCCTCGTTTCATTAATGACATTTATTTCAAGAATAGTAGGGTTTGCCCGCGATATGGTTCTTGCCAATTTTTTTGGTGCGCAAGCTGGTATGGATGCTTTTTTTGTTGCTTTCAGGATACCGAATTTTATGCGGCGCCTTTTTGCGGAAGGCGCTTTTTCTCAAGCTTTTGTGCCGGTATTGGCTGAATATCAAAAAACACGCTCTTCTGAAGATGTTCGTATTTTCATCGCCCGGATTTCAGGTTATTTGAGTTCTATATTAACTTTGGTCACTGTAGTGGGAATTGTCGCTTCACCCGTTATTATTTTTTTGTTTGCGCCAGGTTTCCATCATGATAGCGTCCGGGCTGAATTGGCAACTCAGATGCTTCGTATCACTTTTCCCTATTTAATGCTTATTTCCCTAACAGCGATGGCTGGGGCCATATTGAATACCTATGGCTATTTTGGGGTTCCAGCTTTTACTCCCGTTTTGCTTAATATCAGCATGATACTCGCTGCTATGTACTTGTGTCCTAATTTGCCACAACCTGTTGTTGGTTTGGCATGGGGTGTGTTGATTGCAGGTATCGTGCAATTGGTTTTTCAATTGCCATTTTTGTATCAACGACATTTGCTTATCAGGCCAAGAGTCGTTCGGGATGATCCAGGAGTCAATAAGGTACTTAAGTTAATGATCCCAGCCTTATTCGGTGTTTCAATTGCGCAACTTAATTTGATGGTAGATAGTATTTTTGCTTCTTTTCTAAAAGTAGGGAGTGTGTCTTGGTTATACTATACAGACAGACTAACTGATTTTCCTTTGGGGGTTTTTGGGGTTGCCATTGCGACGGTTATCTTGCCCCACCTTTCCAGAAAACACACAGAGCAAAATATTAATCAATATTCTCGCGCTTTGGATTGGGGGCTGCGTTCAATATTATTGATAGGAATTCCAGCCGGTTTGGGATTATCCTTTTTTGCCTTGCCTTTAATTGCTAGTTGTTTTGCTTATGGCAAATTTACAGCCTATGATTTGCTGCAAACTCAAAAAAGCCTGATCACTCTTGCCATGGGAGTTCCTGCCTTCATGGTGGTTAAAGTCTTGGCTTCTGGTTTTTATGCTCGCCAGGACATCAGCACCCCTGTAAAAGTGGGTGCCATAGCCATGGTGGTTAATACACTGTTATGTTTTGTATTTGTTTGGCACCTGGCCCATGCTGGCTTGACATTGGCTTCTGCATTAGCTGGCTATGTGAATTGTGCTATTTTGTTGTTTCTCTTGATTAAAAGGGGATTGTTCAAACCATCACCCGGATGGCTGAAATACAGTATGCAATTGTTAGTAGCCAATTTTGCAATCGGCGTATATTTATATTTTATGAGTGGAACAGCGACTTACTGGCTTGGTTTCTCTCCCTTGATGCGCTTGAGCTTGTTATTAGCTCATGTATTCGTCACGGTAGTCATCTATTTATTAGTTTTAGGTATAATAGGGCTTAGACCTAACCACTTTCGTGGCCAGATTAAGGATTAA
- the lptG gene encoding LPS export ABC transporter permease LptG translates to MSRKLLDRYIAKTVLSAIGLVTLMLVGLQIFILFVNQIDDLGRSDYGIVQASVFVLLQMPYQVYLFFPIASLLGCLIGLGVLANHSELVVMRAAGISIGQITGAVLKASLIVILLITSLGETVVPVMAHYANEYKVSALTGGQALLTPRGVWVRNGNDFVSIASVTRENTLRYVNQFRFDSQHTLKLARQISEVKYVNNSWIAYDVKQTEFAEDHTKAYHFDTLPWDVPVKPEILKITGTNPDEMTLRELKRYLREQQRNHQNVSNYKFAFFQRITQPLNTMVMMILAIPFIFGPLRSSTMGSKLLVGAMVGFGFHILNRFFGPVSTVFQWPPELAAFSPTLIFSLIGIYLMRRVR, encoded by the coding sequence ATGAGTAGAAAATTACTTGATCGCTATATTGCCAAAACGGTTTTATCTGCAATCGGCTTAGTGACTTTGATGCTGGTCGGATTGCAGATTTTTATTTTGTTTGTTAATCAAATAGATGATTTGGGGCGATCGGATTATGGAATCGTACAAGCCAGTGTTTTTGTGCTTTTGCAGATGCCTTATCAAGTCTATCTGTTTTTCCCTATCGCCAGCTTGCTGGGGTGTTTGATTGGTTTGGGGGTACTAGCTAACCATAGTGAACTGGTTGTGATGCGAGCGGCAGGGATATCTATCGGCCAAATAACAGGGGCGGTACTGAAGGCGTCTCTGATAGTGATTCTATTGATCACCTCTTTGGGTGAAACCGTTGTACCAGTCATGGCGCATTATGCGAATGAATACAAGGTTTCCGCTTTAACAGGAGGGCAGGCTTTGCTGACTCCAAGAGGAGTTTGGGTGCGTAATGGTAATGATTTTGTTTCTATCGCTTCAGTCACACGCGAGAATACTTTGCGCTATGTTAACCAATTCCGTTTTGATAGCCAGCATACTTTAAAACTGGCTCGTCAGATAAGTGAAGTAAAGTATGTCAATAATTCGTGGATAGCTTATGATGTGAAACAAACCGAATTTGCAGAGGATCATACCAAAGCTTATCATTTCGATACACTGCCGTGGGATGTTCCTGTGAAACCGGAAATTCTTAAAATTACTGGTACCAATCCGGATGAAATGACTTTACGTGAATTAAAACGCTATTTACGTGAGCAACAACGCAACCATCAAAATGTATCAAATTATAAGTTTGCCTTTTTTCAACGAATTACCCAGCCTTTGAACACTATGGTGATGATGATATTAGCCATCCCCTTTATTTTTGGTCCATTACGTTCTTCAACCATGGGCTCAAAATTACTGGTAGGCGCTATGGTTGGATTTGGGTTTCACATTCTGAATCGATTTTTCGGTCCAGTGAGCACCGTATTCCAGTGGCCACCTGAACTGGCAGCTTTTAGTCCTACTCTCATCTTTTCCTTAATTGGGATTTATTTAATGCGACGAGTCAGATAA
- a CDS encoding YdcF family protein, whose product MALIRHLLEYLINPFFLCVLAIGIGIFLLWRQLAPTVTRVLLFLVLIVLLAMSTGWLPSYLTYQLESRYSIVNQINPNVKWVVVLGGGQNIGEGMPANDLLTSASIKRLVEGIRLFRALPDAKLLLSGGGSTGEQPEALLLAELTKWFSIDPQKVVIETVSINTADQARELAAIVHEQPFYLVTSAVHMPRSMALCQQQGLHPIAAPTDFTFFWSTDTWVKMIIPNPYNLAYASIALHEILGKIWALGFR is encoded by the coding sequence ATGGCATTGATTAGACACTTGCTTGAATACCTGATCAATCCTTTCTTTTTATGTGTATTGGCGATAGGGATTGGCATTTTTTTACTATGGCGCCAGCTTGCGCCCACTGTCACTAGAGTTCTGTTGTTTCTTGTATTGATTGTCTTGCTTGCAATGAGCACGGGTTGGTTGCCCAGTTATTTAACTTATCAATTAGAGTCTCGATACTCTATAGTGAATCAGATTAATCCAAACGTTAAATGGGTAGTTGTTCTCGGTGGAGGGCAAAATATTGGAGAAGGAATGCCGGCAAATGATTTATTGACCTCAGCAAGCATCAAGCGATTGGTTGAAGGTATCCGATTATTCAGGGCTTTGCCTGATGCAAAACTGCTTTTATCTGGGGGAGGGTCTACAGGTGAACAACCAGAGGCTTTATTATTGGCGGAATTAACCAAATGGTTCTCAATCGATCCCCAAAAAGTTGTCATTGAAACCGTTTCTATCAATACAGCAGATCAGGCACGCGAATTAGCAGCTATAGTGCATGAGCAACCCTTCTATCTGGTTACATCAGCTGTTCATATGCCGCGTTCCATGGCATTGTGTCAGCAGCAAGGATTGCATCCCATAGCAGCCCCAACTGATTTTACCTTCTTTTGGTCTACTGATACCTGGGTGAAAATGATTATACCAAATCCCTATAACCTGGCCTATGCTTCAATCGCTCTCCATGAAATCCTGGGAAAAATATGGGCTTTGGGGTTCAGGTAA
- a CDS encoding NAD(P)/FAD-dependent oxidoreductase: MQEIDVLIIGAGAAGLMCAIQASKRKRKVLVLDHSNKAGKKILMSGGGRCNFTNYYIEPNKYFSHNPHFFKSALSRYTQWDFIELVNKHKIPFHEKTLGQLFCDNKSKDIVDMLLKECEQYGATIYLNTVIEKIQKTNDYSFKIGTTKGKFHCHSVVIATGGLSIPTMGASPFAYKVAEQFDIKVWPTRAGLVPLTLDVLEKDRLSILSGIGIDSLVNNERNQFREHILFTHRGLSGPAILQLSSYWQPGESIGINLLPEHNLLESLKTARAEVPHKQLNSVLSMYLPKRVVEVFIPQKLGEKKLADSSNKDLETISHLLQNWVVKPNGTEGYRTAEVTIGGIDCHAISSKTMEANNVPGLYFIGEALDVTGWLGGYNFQWAWSSGWAAGQVV; this comes from the coding sequence ATGCAAGAAATCGATGTCCTTATCATTGGAGCTGGCGCTGCAGGCCTAATGTGTGCTATTCAAGCAAGCAAGCGTAAAAGAAAAGTGCTTGTACTGGATCATTCCAATAAAGCCGGAAAAAAGATACTCATGTCAGGAGGTGGTCGTTGTAATTTTACCAATTACTACATTGAACCCAACAAATATTTTTCCCACAACCCCCATTTTTTCAAATCAGCCTTATCTCGTTACACTCAATGGGATTTTATTGAACTGGTTAACAAACACAAAATTCCCTTCCATGAAAAAACATTAGGACAATTATTTTGCGATAATAAGTCCAAAGACATCGTTGATATGTTGCTTAAAGAATGTGAGCAATATGGGGCGACGATTTATTTAAATACCGTAATAGAAAAAATACAAAAAACCAACGATTATTCTTTCAAGATAGGCACGACAAAAGGAAAGTTTCATTGTCATTCTGTGGTCATTGCGACCGGAGGACTCTCTATTCCCACAATGGGTGCCAGCCCCTTTGCCTATAAAGTGGCAGAACAGTTCGATATTAAGGTATGGCCAACCAGGGCCGGTCTGGTACCGTTGACTTTAGATGTTCTCGAAAAAGACAGATTATCTATCCTGTCGGGAATAGGTATTGATAGCCTGGTCAATAATGAAAGAAATCAATTTCGCGAACATATCTTGTTTACCCACCGGGGACTGAGTGGTCCTGCTATCTTGCAACTCTCATCCTACTGGCAGCCCGGTGAAAGCATAGGCATTAATTTGCTGCCTGAGCATAATCTCTTGGAAAGCTTGAAAACAGCCCGAGCAGAAGTACCGCATAAACAATTAAACTCTGTGCTATCGATGTACTTACCCAAACGAGTTGTTGAAGTATTCATTCCTCAAAAACTGGGTGAAAAAAAACTCGCTGACAGCTCTAATAAAGATTTGGAAACGATTTCCCATTTGTTGCAGAACTGGGTAGTGAAACCCAATGGGACAGAAGGTTACCGTACTGCAGAGGTTACAATAGGAGGGATAGACTGCCACGCTATATCATCAAAAACTATGGAAGCCAACAATGTGCCAGGCCTCTATTTCATAGGTGAAGCGTTGGATGTAACTGGATGGTTAGGTGGGTATAATTTCCAGTGGGCATGGTCTTCCGGCTGGGCTGCCGGACAAGTAGTGTAA
- the lptF gene encoding LPS export ABC transporter permease LptF encodes MIIFRYLTKEVFLTLIALTAILVLIFMSNQFIQYLNRAASGSIPGFVIMKLLMLELPNLMGLLLPLGFYVALLLAYGRLYAESEMTVLRACGYGPRQLLKHSFVMATLVLVVVAVVMIWASPVIAVERTKLIRSTGIKTLIQTIMPGRFHAINSGQQIFYVQSMNRDHSQAEQIFMAKHSVQDNKLLWDVLWADKAFAEVNPQTGEEYIVLQNGKEYQGVPGHADYQIAEFASYKSKLPNPTVVMNDDARTAKTRDLWPLNNQDLKKAAELQWRISIPLMVLTLTLVAVPLSRVSPRSGKYSKLLPAIIIYIFYANFMFVSRDAIATGKIPWWIGMWWVHLLVAILGILLIWRNQVKLA; translated from the coding sequence GTGATTATTTTTCGTTATTTGACTAAAGAAGTGTTCCTCACTTTAATCGCATTAACCGCGATATTAGTTCTTATTTTCATGAGTAATCAATTCATACAATATTTAAATCGCGCTGCTTCTGGTTCAATTCCTGGTTTTGTAATTATGAAGTTGTTGATGTTGGAATTGCCAAATTTAATGGGCTTGCTACTCCCTCTTGGATTTTATGTTGCTCTTTTATTGGCGTATGGCCGCTTATATGCCGAAAGTGAAATGACGGTTCTGCGGGCTTGTGGTTATGGTCCCAGGCAATTACTGAAACATAGCTTTGTCATGGCCACTCTTGTGTTAGTAGTGGTCGCTGTCGTGATGATTTGGGCAAGTCCTGTGATTGCTGTTGAACGCACCAAGTTAATACGTTCTACTGGAATCAAAACTTTAATTCAAACTATTATGCCTGGGCGCTTTCATGCCATTAATAGCGGTCAGCAAATCTTTTATGTGCAATCCATGAATCGTGATCATTCCCAGGCAGAGCAGATATTCATGGCAAAACATAGCGTTCAGGATAATAAGTTGTTATGGGATGTGTTGTGGGCAGATAAAGCATTTGCTGAGGTTAATCCTCAAACAGGTGAGGAATACATCGTGCTGCAAAATGGCAAGGAATACCAAGGTGTTCCAGGCCATGCCGATTACCAGATTGCAGAATTTGCGAGCTATAAATCCAAATTGCCCAATCCTACTGTTGTCATGAATGATGATGCCCGCACTGCAAAAACCAGAGACTTATGGCCTTTGAACAATCAGGATTTGAAAAAGGCAGCTGAACTACAGTGGCGTATTTCCATCCCCTTAATGGTTCTGACTTTGACTTTGGTTGCCGTTCCGCTCAGCCGTGTCAGCCCACGTTCTGGAAAATATTCGAAACTTTTGCCAGCCATTATCATTTATATTTTTTACGCTAATTTTATGTTTGTTTCTCGTGATGCGATTGCTACCGGTAAAATTCCCTGGTGGATAGGCATGTGGTGGGTACACTTGCTCGTTGCCATTCTGGGAATCCTCTTAATTTGGCGAAATCAGGTGAAGCTTGCATGA
- a CDS encoding DUF1840 domain-containing protein — protein sequence MFVTFSCDAYENITYFENVAKQLLLLMGHGGTIPGAIKSENVPDALHHLQQGLEKIKSENKLLEDDEDSEPDISLAKRAIPLIHLLQAAEKKDCDVLWSHSKSPG from the coding sequence ATGTTTGTGACTTTTAGTTGTGATGCATATGAGAACATTACTTATTTTGAAAATGTGGCAAAACAATTATTGTTGTTAATGGGGCATGGCGGCACAATCCCCGGTGCTATTAAGTCTGAAAATGTACCTGATGCTTTGCATCATTTACAACAAGGGCTGGAAAAAATAAAAAGCGAAAATAAACTGCTAGAAGACGATGAGGATAGTGAGCCTGATATCAGTTTGGCTAAACGAGCAATCCCTTTAATTCATTTATTACAAGCCGCCGAAAAAAAGGATTGTGATGTGCTGTGGTCTCATTCAAAATCACCAGGTTAA